The candidate division KSB1 bacterium genome segment ATTCTCGGGCAATGATCAAATCACCCAGTCCGATCAAGTGGGTTCTAAAACCCTTGATGGCAAACTGCCCAGTTGGGACATTGGGGATATAAAAATAGCCGTCATCGTCCGTAGTGGTCCATTGACTGAAGCTTTTCATTTTGCCGTCGACCATTACCTGGCCAATGATCGCTACTTCGATATTGCGCCGAATCACTGCCACTTGGTCTTGATAACCATCGATCTCAAAAATGAGCGAGCCGATGATCAGATTTCCATTCTGGATGGGCTCAGGTATAAGCTGCGATGAGCTCCCGCAGTTGAAAAAAGTGCTCATCCCAGCAAGCAAAATGAACAAAAATCTCTTGTCCATGACTTTGCTCCAGCTCAGTTTTGTTCGATTTGTTCGATTTTCAATTTGAATGAATGAAGTGCAAATCTGTCTCTTTCAAAATCGCACATAAATTAACCAAATCTCAAATAACAAACAAGCTCTATTTTCGAAATCCGAAATAATCGTTTAGCCTCAATCTCCGACTCAATCACTGAATTGATCGAGGCTTGGAACTGCACAAATAGAATGAAACACGATCTGGATATTATGACGCATGTCATCTTTCGGATAGGCAATTTGTGAAATGCTATTTATCAGAAATGAAGCGACTCCTATATTGCCAGGAGAGCCATTTATGCGCGATTTTCGCATTTTGAAATAGACTCATCTTCTTTA includes the following:
- a CDS encoding carboxypeptidase-like regulatory domain-containing protein — translated: MDKRFLFILLAGMSTFFNCGSSSQLIPEPIQNGNLIIGSLIFEIDGYQDQVAVIRRNIEVAIIGQVMVDGKMKSFSQWTTTDDDGYFYIPNVPTGQFAIKGFRTHLIGLGDLIIARELIDPRRNYFEIKRADVLAMTGQLFDVSPRNQIVNFDHNIVTLYRNGIVDHLQRHWLENVKLVTGELLNSPSVARYFLEKFPTSAWANFLRLQLE